One genomic segment of Rubeoparvulum massiliense includes these proteins:
- a CDS encoding YheC/YheD family protein has translation MADAMKWEKHQILQRNSLLKAALPPTELLTHKSLTHWLNQYGVVMLKPSSGSGGVGIIKISSLGNERYQVHYGQLIQRFRKKSELANFIKARTRGRTYLIQRYIPLIQIENRPMDIRVMVQRNLQEMGSWHVTGKAVKIAGTGYVVTNVHRSKGTVLSLEEAFQRIQLEANFTMVEIHQHLDEIALQTAKQLQAYCPRTHSIGLDLAIDGDGRVWIIEANLRPMIGMFKHLPDQKIYEQIRHLRYQHESS, from the coding sequence TTGGCAGATGCAATGAAATGGGAAAAGCATCAAATCCTGCAACGAAATTCGCTGCTTAAAGCAGCCTTGCCACCTACCGAACTCCTCACGCATAAAAGCCTCACCCATTGGCTTAATCAATACGGAGTCGTGATGCTCAAGCCTTCAAGCGGTAGTGGCGGAGTAGGGATCATCAAAATCTCTTCATTGGGTAATGAACGGTATCAAGTCCACTATGGCCAACTCATACAAAGGTTTCGAAAGAAAAGTGAGCTAGCGAATTTTATTAAAGCAAGGACTCGCGGACGTACCTATCTGATTCAACGCTATATCCCACTGATTCAAATTGAAAATCGTCCTATGGATATCAGGGTCATGGTACAGCGCAATCTTCAAGAAATGGGTTCTTGGCATGTAACGGGCAAAGCAGTGAAGATTGCTGGAACAGGCTATGTTGTTACCAATGTCCACCGTAGCAAAGGAACAGTCCTTTCTCTGGAAGAAGCATTCCAACGCATACAATTGGAAGCTAATTTTACGATGGTCGAGATTCACCAACATTTAGATGAAATTGCACTCCAAACAGCAAAACAGCTACAAGCCTATTGCCCACGAACTCATAGTATTGGGCTAGATCTGGCTATCGATGGTGATGGGAGGGTTTGGATTATCGAGGCCAATCTTCGTCCAATGATCGGAATGTTTAAACACCTTCCTGATCAAAAAATCTATGAGCAGATCCGTCACCTTCGCTATCAGCATGAATCCAGTTGA
- the panD gene encoding aspartate 1-decarboxylase → MLRLICKGKIHLGTVTTAKLDYEGSIAIDSSLMERINLLPFEMVQVTNLSNAVRWETYAIPAPAGSCEISLNGPPARLFQPGDRVIILSMAYVDEAELPTIQPKVLILDEQNRILDQQEHIILR, encoded by the coding sequence ATGTTACGTTTGATTTGTAAGGGGAAAATTCATCTTGGAACGGTAACAACAGCAAAGTTAGATTATGAAGGCAGTATTGCCATTGATTCATCATTGATGGAGCGTATCAATCTCCTTCCATTTGAAATGGTGCAGGTGACCAATCTTTCCAATGCAGTACGTTGGGAAACATATGCCATTCCTGCACCAGCAGGCTCCTGTGAAATCAGTTTAAACGGCCCGCCTGCCCGTCTTTTTCAGCCCGGAGATCGCGTAATCATTCTTAGTATGGCTTACGTAGATGAAGCCGAACTTCCAACGATTCAACCCAAGGTACTCATATTAGACGAGCAAAATCGAATCCTCGATCAGCAAGAGCATATCATCCTTAGATAA
- a CDS encoding C40 family peptidase: MPSHAATAIQSSSTTNQLIQFGLRYLGTPYEFGSNRYTTTTFDCSDFVRYTYKQVTGIVLPMDSRKQATYVKQYGHDLTTKWTKLKVGDIMFFTSPTTGKVYHVGLYMGNGKVLHTYSLKSGGVRIDKIDGTWLERRFYFGGSLL, translated from the coding sequence ATGCCTAGTCATGCAGCTACTGCTATACAAAGCAGTAGTACTACAAATCAGCTCATACAATTTGGGCTACGTTATCTAGGAACCCCCTATGAATTTGGCTCTAATCGTTATACCACCACAACCTTCGATTGCTCTGACTTTGTTCGATACACGTATAAGCAAGTGACAGGTATTGTTTTGCCCATGGATTCTCGAAAGCAAGCCACCTATGTGAAGCAATATGGCCATGATCTTACGACAAAGTGGACAAAGCTCAAAGTAGGTGACATCATGTTCTTCACTTCACCAACCACAGGTAAGGTGTACCATGTAGGACTTTACATGGGAAATGGTAAGGTCCTCCATACCTATTCTTTGAAAAGCGGCGGTGTCCGTATCGACAAAATTGATGGCACATGGCTAGAACGACGCTTCTATTTTGGCGGTAGTCTCTTATAA
- a CDS encoding c-type cytochrome, translating to MKKVLLTCFALILSIGLLSACSSGGDKATDAPQTETSAPATALDGEKLVKGSSCLGCHGGNLEGQGAMPALNDVGSRLSQDEIYQVIRDGRGAMPAQKGNFTDEELQAMAAWLAEQK from the coding sequence ATGAAAAAAGTATTGCTTACCTGTTTTGCCCTCATTCTTTCCATCGGACTGTTATCAGCCTGTTCCTCTGGCGGAGATAAAGCAACAGATGCTCCACAAACTGAGACTTCAGCTCCTGCAACAGCACTCGATGGTGAAAAATTGGTAAAAGGCAGTTCTTGCCTTGGTTGTCACGGTGGTAACTTAGAAGGTCAAGGTGCTATGCCAGCCTTGAATGATGTAGGCTCTCGTCTCTCTCAAGATGAAATTTACCAAGTCATTCGTGATGGTCGTGGTGCGATGCCTGCTCAAAAAGGTAATTTCACTGATGAAGAGCTACAAGCAATGGCTGCATGGCTCGCAGAGCAAAAGTAA
- the splB gene encoding spore photoproduct lyase yields MRLPFQPDRVFFEPASLEYPLGKELYQYFRKLNIPIQKTTSHNQVRGIPGETELEQYRNAKRTLVIGVRHTLKFEPSLPSAEYALPLATGCMGHCHYCYLQSTMGKKPYLRIYVNTDEILEQAAKYINERAPEVTRFEAACTSDPLSLEHLTGNLAKAIQFFAEQPLGRLRFVTKYHWVEPLLRIEHQGHTRFRFSMNAATITKQFEPNTSSLEQRIAAANQVAQAGYPLGFIIAPIFRFPEWRDAYTEMFEKMAEQLQAQVVEPITFELISHRYTMTAKNIILQHYPRTSLEMNEEEREKKWGRYGRVKYMYPKQDLHELEEFFRGQIQAYFPEAVTEYFT; encoded by the coding sequence GTGAGACTTCCATTTCAACCAGACCGGGTTTTCTTTGAGCCAGCCAGCTTAGAGTATCCCTTAGGGAAGGAGCTCTACCAATACTTCCGTAAGCTCAATATCCCCATTCAGAAAACCACCTCGCATAACCAGGTACGAGGAATTCCAGGTGAGACAGAATTAGAACAGTATCGTAATGCAAAACGTACGCTGGTCATCGGTGTACGTCATACCCTCAAATTCGAACCCTCCTTACCTTCAGCTGAATATGCACTTCCTCTTGCTACAGGCTGTATGGGTCACTGTCATTATTGCTATCTTCAGTCCACCATGGGTAAGAAGCCCTATCTTCGGATCTATGTGAACACCGATGAAATCTTGGAACAAGCGGCGAAGTACATCAACGAACGGGCACCAGAGGTGACGCGCTTCGAAGCGGCATGTACCTCAGATCCCTTAAGTCTTGAGCATCTTACTGGTAACTTGGCTAAGGCTATTCAGTTCTTCGCTGAGCAGCCTTTGGGCCGTCTCCGCTTTGTCACGAAGTATCATTGGGTGGAACCATTATTAAGGATTGAACATCAAGGGCATACTCGCTTTCGCTTCAGTATGAATGCTGCCACGATTACGAAGCAGTTCGAGCCCAATACTTCCTCCTTGGAACAGCGTATCGCTGCGGCTAATCAAGTGGCGCAAGCAGGTTATCCACTGGGTTTTATAATTGCCCCGATCTTCCGCTTTCCCGAATGGCGTGACGCTTATACAGAGATGTTCGAGAAAATGGCAGAACAGCTGCAAGCACAGGTGGTGGAACCGATCACCTTCGAATTGATCAGCCATCGCTATACCATGACAGCGAAGAATATTATTCTTCAGCACTATCCCAGGACCTCACTGGAGATGAATGAAGAGGAGCGGGAGAAGAAGTGGGGACGTTATGGACGCGTTAAGTATATGTATCCTAAACAAGATCTACATGAGCTAGAGGAGTTTTTTCGTGGACAGATTCAAGCTTACTTTCCTGAGGCAGTGACTGAGTATTTTACATGA
- a CDS encoding cold-shock protein, with protein sequence MQEGIVKWFNAEKGYGFIAVEGGDDVFVHFSAIQGDGFKTLDEGQRVSFEIVQGERGPQAANVTKL encoded by the coding sequence ATGCAAGAAGGTATCGTTAAGTGGTTTAATGCAGAAAAAGGCTATGGCTTTATCGCTGTTGAAGGTGGGGACGATGTATTCGTACACTTCTCTGCAATCCAAGGTGATGGCTTCAAAACACTGGATGAGGGCCAACGAGTAAGCTTTGAAATCGTTCAAGGTGAACGCGGACCTCAAGCTGCTAACGTAACTAAACTATAA
- a CDS encoding M24 family metallopeptidase, protein MNQRVVKLRKVLDKHNLDALLAYSPYNRRYLSYFTGTAGYVVITKQDAVFITDFRYVEQAKQQCQGFSIVNHEGKVFETVAEVLKKNQAVNVGFEQNHVTYGEYQTLVEKLAGFTLTPTSNLVEELRMFKDEEELQLIRHAAKIADDAFAHLLTWIKPGMTEIEVKNELEFTMRKLGASGASFDTIVASGLRSALPHGVASKKVIEKGDMITIDFGAIYEGYISDVTRTFAIGEPGEELRKIYEIVRQAQLAGVEQIRAGMTGKEADAICRTIIDEAGYGEYFGHSTGHAIGLEVHEGPGLSFRSEVELQPGMVVTVEPGIYVPGVGGVRIEDDIVITKDGNEIIVHSPKELIVLD, encoded by the coding sequence TTGAATCAACGTGTTGTAAAATTACGCAAGGTTCTAGATAAACACAATCTAGATGCATTATTGGCTTATAGTCCATATAACCGCCGTTATCTCTCCTATTTCACAGGAACAGCGGGTTATGTGGTCATTACGAAGCAGGATGCTGTCTTCATAACTGACTTCCGCTATGTGGAACAAGCGAAGCAACAATGTCAGGGATTTTCCATCGTCAATCATGAAGGAAAAGTTTTCGAAACTGTCGCAGAGGTTCTTAAAAAGAATCAAGCAGTCAATGTGGGCTTCGAGCAGAACCATGTCACCTATGGGGAGTACCAAACCCTCGTTGAAAAACTGGCTGGCTTTACCTTAACTCCCACCAGCAACCTGGTGGAAGAGCTACGGATGTTTAAGGATGAAGAGGAGCTTCAACTGATCCGTCATGCTGCCAAAATCGCCGACGATGCATTCGCCCATCTGCTAACATGGATTAAGCCTGGCATGACGGAGATTGAAGTGAAGAATGAATTGGAATTTACCATGCGGAAGTTGGGAGCCTCTGGTGCTTCATTTGACACCATTGTCGCTTCTGGTCTGCGCTCTGCTTTACCACATGGTGTGGCATCCAAGAAGGTTATCGAAAAAGGGGATATGATCACCATCGATTTTGGTGCCATTTATGAGGGATATATCTCTGATGTGACCCGTACCTTCGCCATCGGCGAGCCTGGGGAAGAATTACGTAAGATCTATGAAATTGTTCGTCAAGCACAATTAGCAGGGGTCGAGCAGATTCGGGCGGGCATGACCGGGAAAGAAGCAGACGCCATCTGCCGAACGATCATTGATGAAGCAGGCTATGGTGAATACTTTGGTCATAGTACAGGGCATGCCATTGGTCTTGAGGTCCATGAAGGTCCCGGGTTATCCTTCCGCTCCGAAGTTGAGCTTCAACCTGGCATGGTGGTAACCGTCGAACCAGGGATCTATGTTCCAGGTGTTGGCGGTGTACGGATCGAAGATGATATTGTGATTACAAAGGACGGGAACGAGATCATTGTTCATTCTCCCAAGGAATTGATTGTCCTCGATTAA
- a CDS encoding patatin-like phospholipase family protein: MDAVFEGGGVRGIAFVGAVQMLEHAGFHWHRLAGTSSGSIVAGMLAAGYNGKELEKIMSQLQLPQLLKKEWIHYVPYLGKNLRLLVKKGIYKGTGLENWLNQHLMHKGIQTFADLPPDRLKVIISNISTQQMMVWPDDLLKIGKEPGEISVAFAIRISCALPFFFEPVPLKLEGQVNWLVDGGVTSNYPVWLFDQPTKPRWPTFGFRVATKGSAPNSTMRITHFFSYMKAILATMRDAHDERYVQSMDALRTIFIPTGSIRATQFSLSEEEQHWLIEQGREAAERFLFDWSFPVYQARQEERYRPV; the protein is encoded by the coding sequence GTGGATGCTGTCTTTGAAGGGGGAGGTGTACGGGGAATCGCATTTGTAGGTGCAGTACAAATGCTAGAGCATGCAGGCTTTCATTGGCATCGTTTGGCTGGAACCAGTTCAGGGTCCATTGTGGCAGGCATGTTAGCAGCAGGGTATAACGGGAAAGAACTAGAAAAGATTATGAGCCAATTACAGTTACCACAGCTGCTTAAAAAGGAATGGATTCATTATGTACCCTATCTCGGTAAGAATCTTCGTCTGTTGGTCAAGAAGGGTATCTATAAGGGAACTGGCTTAGAGAATTGGCTTAATCAGCATCTAATGCACAAGGGAATCCAGACATTTGCCGATCTACCACCTGATCGATTGAAGGTGATCATCTCCAATATTTCTACTCAGCAAATGATGGTCTGGCCAGATGATCTGCTCAAAATAGGGAAGGAACCAGGAGAGATCTCTGTAGCCTTTGCCATTCGCATTAGCTGCGCCCTTCCCTTTTTCTTTGAGCCTGTACCACTAAAACTAGAAGGTCAGGTAAATTGGCTGGTAGATGGAGGAGTGACCAGCAACTACCCCGTTTGGTTATTTGATCAGCCTACGAAGCCTCGTTGGCCAACCTTTGGCTTTCGTGTTGCCACGAAGGGATCAGCGCCCAATTCCACCATGCGTATTACCCACTTCTTCTCCTACATGAAGGCAATTCTCGCCACCATGCGTGATGCACATGATGAACGGTATGTACAGTCCATGGATGCGTTGCGGACCATCTTTATTCCTACAGGTTCGATTCGTGCAACACAGTTTAGCTTGAGTGAGGAGGAGCAGCATTGGCTGATTGAACAGGGGAGGGAAGCAGCGGAACGATTTTTGTTCGACTGGTCTTTTCCAGTTTACCAAGCGCGGCAGGAAGAGCGCTACCGTCCAGTATAA
- a CDS encoding M15 family metallopeptidase translates to MNETVKKQQQHSKQGHKARRQKSSLLLLLISILFCTIAIVSVLTLMQEESSQEQQKTLEQTNTGNNNVSNTNTSNTNTSNTNPEIKTPTLRTSDHNNPSSEGWNLVLVNPWHAIPDDLDITLIQLKNGQSVDERIYPDLQEMMDDCRAAGLSPIICSSYRTMDKQARLFNNQVKNYQSQGYSEEDAVIEAGKWVATPGTSEHQLGLAVDIVAVSNQNLDQSQENTSEQQWLMENSYKYGFILRYPTDKSEITGIGYEPWHYRFVGKEVAAEIKERGICLEEYLEAK, encoded by the coding sequence ATGAATGAAACAGTAAAAAAGCAACAGCAGCATTCGAAACAGGGGCATAAGGCAAGGCGACAAAAAAGCAGCCTTCTTCTACTTTTAATAAGTATTCTGTTTTGTACCATTGCGATTGTAAGTGTACTAACATTGATGCAGGAAGAATCTTCGCAAGAGCAACAAAAGACCTTGGAGCAAACCAATACGGGAAATAATAATGTGAGCAATACGAATACGAGCAATACGAATACGAGCAATACAAATCCTGAGATAAAAACACCAACATTAAGAACTAGTGATCATAACAATCCCTCTTCCGAAGGGTGGAATTTGGTTCTGGTCAATCCGTGGCACGCAATTCCCGATGATCTAGATATCACCCTAATACAGCTTAAAAATGGTCAATCTGTTGATGAGCGAATCTATCCTGATCTACAGGAGATGATGGATGATTGCAGAGCAGCAGGCTTGTCCCCAATCATTTGTTCTTCATATCGCACAATGGATAAGCAAGCCAGATTATTTAACAATCAGGTTAAGAATTATCAATCTCAAGGTTATTCCGAAGAGGATGCTGTCATCGAAGCTGGCAAATGGGTAGCAACACCAGGCACCAGTGAGCATCAACTCGGCTTGGCTGTTGATATTGTTGCTGTAAGCAATCAAAATCTTGATCAATCACAAGAGAACACATCGGAGCAACAGTGGCTTATGGAAAACAGCTATAAATACGGCTTTATTCTCCGTTATCCTACTGATAAAAGTGAAATTACTGGAATAGGCTACGAGCCTTGGCATTATAGATTCGTAGGGAAAGAAGTAGCTGCTGAAATCAAAGAAAGAGGAATTTGTCTAGAGGAGTATCTGGAGGCGAAGTAA
- the efp gene encoding elongation factor P produces the protein MITSNDFRTGLTIEMDGMPWQVVEFQHVKPGKGAAFVRSKLRNLKTGQLQEKTFRAGEKLEQATVETYKYQYLYSAGDVFTFMNMESYEQIELNRAQIEEELNFLKENMEVKVMTYKGEMLGIELPNTVELEVVETEPGIKGDTATGGSKPATTDTGYKLQVPFFVNVGDILLIDTRTGEYVSRANK, from the coding sequence ATGATTACTTCTAATGATTTTCGTACAGGATTAACGATTGAAATGGATGGCATGCCATGGCAGGTCGTCGAATTTCAACACGTAAAACCAGGGAAAGGTGCTGCTTTTGTTCGTTCCAAGCTACGCAATTTAAAGACGGGGCAATTACAAGAGAAAACCTTCCGTGCGGGTGAAAAATTGGAGCAAGCTACAGTTGAGACGTATAAGTATCAATACTTATACAGTGCCGGTGATGTATTCACCTTTATGAATATGGAGAGCTATGAGCAGATTGAATTAAATCGTGCTCAAATCGAAGAAGAATTGAACTTCCTCAAGGAGAATATGGAAGTGAAGGTAATGACCTATAAGGGTGAAATGCTCGGAATCGAATTACCAAACACCGTCGAGTTGGAAGTGGTTGAGACAGAACCTGGTATTAAAGGTGATACCGCTACTGGTGGTTCAAAACCAGCAACGACTGATACAGGTTATAAACTTCAAGTTCCCTTCTTTGTTAACGTCGGTGATATTCTCCTTATTGATACTCGTACAGGCGAATATGTCTCCCGTGCAAACAAATAG
- the aroQ gene encoding type II 3-dehydroquinate dehydratase yields MKLFLLHGPNLNLLSIREPEVYGSITLDEINQHMLHVGIQHDVEIIPFQTNHEGEMIEMIHHAHEEADGIIINPGAWTHYNYAIRDALASINTPTVEVHISNIYQRESFRHQSVIAPVVIGQISGMGWYGYELALLALLHHLRTQR; encoded by the coding sequence ATGAAACTATTCCTATTACATGGTCCTAATCTCAACCTACTTAGCATACGAGAACCAGAGGTGTATGGGAGCATAACGCTGGATGAGATCAACCAGCATATGCTCCATGTAGGAATCCAACATGATGTGGAGATTATCCCATTTCAGACCAACCATGAGGGTGAAATGATCGAGATGATTCATCATGCTCATGAGGAAGCAGACGGAATAATTATTAATCCAGGAGCATGGACACACTATAATTATGCCATTCGTGATGCACTAGCCAGTATCAATACCCCTACCGTAGAAGTACATATCAGTAATATTTATCAACGGGAATCATTCCGTCATCAGTCGGTGATTGCGCCTGTGGTGATAGGACAGATTAGTGGAATGGGTTGGTATGGCTATGAATTAGCCCTCTTAGCATTGCTACATCACCTCCGTACGCAAAGATAG
- a CDS encoding DUF1385 domain-containing protein translates to MAKQPVAYGGQAVIEGVMFGGKHSTVTAIRRKDRSIEYFSLPKKSYKGWYAKARKIPFLRGIFGIIEASANGSKHLNFAAERYDVEPGEEEYTPQESSKLVEILGIAVVGVLSFFFGKLLFTVVPALLEEYLFRTFPLSFVIHNLIEGGIKIILLLIYLFAISRTPIIKRLFQYHGAEHKVINAFEAGKDLTVANVQAASRLHYRCGSSFIIFSVLVGVAIYSFFEWDSTWERIWIRILLIPVVLGVSYEVLQLTNKVRDIQGLQWLGYPGLWLQYLTTSEPTDDQVEVSIASFNKMRQMEMEYDADNTFVI, encoded by the coding sequence TTGGCCAAGCAACCAGTAGCGTATGGAGGACAGGCCGTCATCGAAGGCGTGATGTTTGGTGGAAAGCATTCTACAGTAACAGCCATTCGCCGAAAGGATCGGTCCATCGAATATTTTTCATTACCTAAAAAAAGTTATAAAGGCTGGTATGCCAAAGCGCGAAAAATTCCATTCCTCCGAGGAATTTTTGGGATTATCGAAGCCAGTGCCAACGGCTCAAAGCATCTTAATTTTGCAGCAGAACGCTATGACGTTGAGCCTGGTGAAGAGGAGTATACACCGCAGGAATCATCAAAACTGGTAGAAATCTTGGGAATTGCTGTGGTTGGGGTTCTTTCCTTCTTCTTTGGTAAGCTTTTATTTACTGTGGTTCCCGCTTTACTAGAGGAGTATCTCTTTCGTACCTTTCCCCTCAGCTTTGTCATTCATAATTTGATTGAGGGTGGTATCAAAATTATCCTGCTCCTGATCTATCTATTTGCCATCAGTCGTACACCCATTATAAAACGACTCTTTCAATATCATGGGGCTGAGCATAAGGTGATCAATGCTTTTGAGGCAGGGAAGGATCTGACCGTAGCCAATGTCCAAGCAGCAAGTCGCCTTCACTACCGCTGTGGCAGTAGCTTCATCATTTTTAGTGTACTTGTGGGTGTAGCGATCTACTCCTTCTTTGAATGGGATAGTACTTGGGAACGGATCTGGATCCGCATCCTCTTGATTCCTGTAGTACTTGGTGTATCCTATGAGGTCTTACAATTAACCAATAAAGTGCGGGATATCCAAGGATTACAGTGGCTAGGATATCCTGGCCTCTGGCTCCAATATCTAACCACTAGTGAACCTACCGATGACCAAGTAGAGGTATCTATCGCCTCATTCAACAAAATGAGACAAATGGAAATGGAGTATGATGCAGATAATACATTCGTTATCTGA
- a CDS encoding YjcZ family sporulation protein, producing the protein MSACGGGGYGGGFTLILVLFILLVIIGASLYA; encoded by the coding sequence ATGTCAGCTTGTGGAGGCGGAGGTTATGGCGGAGGGTTTACTCTCATCTTGGTTCTATTCATCCTGTTAGTGATTATCGGTGCATCACTATATGCCTAA
- a CDS encoding S8 family peptidase gives MLCRIGQKNFATQSTRIILHVPQRSLYQECCHALQTARIGYKPYFYFNMILLPVKEESLLRLIRKHAEVGVVELDQPVHHAPIRSGGAQNQDPLWNLKAIDALSLPINQLPYRPKIGVIDTGISSHRDLTVLRKWGRNFVTPHGRTYDDNGHGTHVAGIIAAKRGPRDSFGVARGFPLIPLKAFNDQGMAFTSDIIASIEYAIRHRIKILNMSFGFERTQASMHQAIRAAYQNGMIMVTAAGNTGRQGVDYPARYPETITVTSMNQQHTISTFSSFGGQVDLAAPGEGIISTWRHHRYQTLSGTSMAAAHVSGVIALLCARYPKLTSQEALHILKRTAHPLPHMSHLRQGAGVVQAKSALQYLEQIL, from the coding sequence TTGCTTTGTCGTATTGGACAAAAGAATTTTGCAACACAGAGTACACGAATTATTCTCCATGTTCCACAGCGCTCCCTTTATCAGGAATGCTGTCATGCACTACAAACTGCGCGAATCGGCTATAAGCCTTATTTCTATTTCAATATGATCCTCCTACCTGTGAAGGAAGAGAGTCTCTTACGTCTGATTCGCAAGCATGCAGAGGTTGGCGTGGTGGAGCTCGACCAGCCTGTTCATCATGCACCGATCCGGTCAGGAGGCGCGCAAAATCAAGACCCCCTATGGAATCTGAAAGCCATCGATGCCCTCTCATTACCTATCAATCAATTACCTTATCGCCCCAAAATCGGCGTCATCGATACGGGTATCAGCTCACATCGAGATTTAACCGTCCTACGCAAATGGGGACGAAATTTTGTCACTCCCCATGGAAGAACCTATGATGATAATGGTCATGGCACCCATGTAGCAGGTATCATTGCAGCAAAGCGTGGTCCTCGCGATAGCTTTGGTGTTGCCCGTGGCTTTCCCCTCATCCCCTTGAAGGCATTTAATGATCAAGGCATGGCTTTTACCTCAGACATTATTGCAAGCATTGAATATGCCATTCGTCATCGTATTAAGATCCTAAACATGAGCTTTGGTTTTGAACGGACACAGGCTTCCATGCATCAAGCCATCCGTGCTGCTTATCAAAATGGGATGATCATGGTAACCGCTGCTGGTAACACAGGGCGACAAGGAGTGGATTATCCTGCCCGTTACCCAGAGACCATCACCGTAACCTCCATGAATCAACAGCATACCATCTCAACCTTCTCAAGCTTTGGCGGACAGGTAGATCTTGCTGCTCCTGGAGAAGGAATTATCTCCACCTGGCGTCATCATCGCTATCAAACGCTGAGCGGTACCTCCATGGCGGCTGCCCATGTGTCAGGTGTAATCGCTCTACTCTGTGCTCGCTATCCCAAGCTAACCTCACAGGAAGCGCTGCATATTTTAAAACGAACAGCCCATCCTCTCCCCCACATGAGCCACCTACGACAGGGAGCAGGAGTCGTTCAAGCGAAAAGTGCTCTTCAATATTTAGAACAGATCCTTTAA